One region of Methanobrevibacter thaueri genomic DNA includes:
- a CDS encoding PsbP-related protein, with protein sequence MKNKILKGSIIAFIFIICLMFITVGVSAESNSNNGTTIETLSKGGLSITYPSNWGYSEATSNYSIMAISKLDSIDAAGVSQVNINFEKQPLTMDFYTFINNTYRQMQYDSSFKLISSGDSMIAGKPALEYIYTSNDNGLEREHKAVWFEKGGQAYVIMYSAPLDQFESNLYVFDYIISDIQIT encoded by the coding sequence ATGAAAAATAAAATATTGAAAGGAAGTATAATTGCATTTATCTTTATAATATGTTTGATGTTTATAACTGTTGGAGTTAGTGCAGAAAGCAATTCCAATAATGGCACAACCATTGAGACATTGTCAAAAGGGGGATTGTCTATTACATATCCTTCCAATTGGGGTTATTCTGAAGCTACTTCAAATTATTCAATCATGGCAATTTCAAAACTGGATTCAATAGATGCCGCTGGTGTCAGTCAGGTAAATATCAATTTTGAGAAGCAACCGCTTACCATGGACTTCTATACATTTATTAACAATACCTACAGGCAAATGCAGTATGATTCCTCATTCAAACTAATCTCCTCTGGAGATTCAATGATTGCCGGCAAACCTGCCTTGGAGTACATCTACACTTCCAACGACAATGGTCTCGAAAGGGAGCATAAGGCCGTTTGGTTTGAAAAGGGCGGTCAAGCGTATGTGATTATGTACAGTGCACCATTGGATCAATTTGAATCTAACTTATATGTGTTTGATTATATCATTTCAGATATTCAAATCACATAA
- a CDS encoding endoglucanase has product MSDDRDKLLHIMNSLEADYKSGKISKEKYIYFRSKYEDKLNSIDAVEATRRIRSMQGKPSAPKGNKRRSKRPAADKKRQEQDLVQKYIINPKKDDAKYNQKKKSSDGSTFRLLAILVLVIAFTAGVAYGVLNFDFQTGTDTTPVGIVQDTAFPEIHSVIPNNVTKTNSTSNYTKTNDDNDDKPDVETTTTTTTTVETDSTPSHSDSGGGSDSGGGGSDSGGGSSDSGGGSDSGGGGSDSGGGSDSGSDEG; this is encoded by the coding sequence ATGTCAGATGATAGAGATAAACTTCTTCATATTATGAACAGTTTGGAAGCGGATTACAAATCCGGAAAAATTTCTAAAGAGAAATACATCTACTTCCGATCCAAATATGAAGATAAACTGAATTCTATTGATGCTGTTGAAGCTACTCGAAGAATTAGATCTATGCAAGGTAAACCAAGCGCTCCTAAAGGCAATAAGAGGAGGAGCAAGAGACCTGCAGCAGATAAGAAAAGACAAGAACAAGATTTAGTTCAAAAATATATTATTAATCCTAAAAAAGATGATGCTAAATATAACCAGAAGAAAAAGTCATCAGATGGAAGTACATTTAGACTACTTGCGATTTTAGTATTGGTCATAGCCTTTACGGCTGGTGTGGCTTATGGAGTATTAAATTTCGATTTCCAGACAGGTACGGACACAACTCCAGTAGGTATCGTTCAAGATACAGCGTTCCCTGAAATTCATTCAGTCATACCTAACAATGTGACCAAAACCAATAGTACTTCAAATTACACCAAAACTAATGATGATAATGACGACAAACCTGATGTTGAAACCACTACAACGACCACAACTACAGTGGAGACTGATTCCACTCCTTCCCACTCAGATTCTGGAGGAGGCTCAGACTCTGGTGGTGGCGGTTCCGATTCAGGCGGAGGTAGTTCCGATTCAGGTGGAGGCTCAGACTCTGGTGGTGGCGGTTCCGATTCAGGTGGAGGCTCAGATTCAGGGTCCGATGAAGGTTAA
- the pheA gene encoding prephenate dehydratase yields MTLISFLGPKGTFTHEAARLIGDELIPYCTIPAVLDSVANDETSFGIIPIENSIEGPVGITLDSLAHKYDLKIFQEIIIPINQNLIVNPGTKMEDIEDVYSHAQAISQCQEFIQENMIQPHYAVSTARAAKDIRGFKNKAAIGNRVAAELYGLEILKANIQDTDNNETRFVVISKEDHEPTGSDKTSIIFSIYEDRPGGLYKILGIFQRHEINLTKIESRPSKKGLGKYLFFVDFNGHKDDEIIQEILREVEDNTYFLKVLGSYPEYR; encoded by the coding sequence ATTACTTTAATTTCATTTCTAGGTCCTAAAGGAACATTCACACATGAGGCTGCAAGGCTGATTGGCGATGAGCTGATTCCATACTGCACAATTCCCGCAGTTTTGGACAGTGTTGCAAATGATGAAACTTCTTTTGGAATAATTCCTATCGAAAACTCCATTGAAGGACCTGTCGGAATCACATTGGATTCGCTTGCTCACAAGTACGACCTGAAGATTTTTCAGGAAATCATAATTCCAATCAATCAGAATCTGATTGTCAATCCTGGCACAAAAATGGAGGACATTGAGGATGTCTACTCCCATGCGCAGGCAATATCACAATGCCAGGAATTCATTCAGGAAAATATGATTCAGCCTCACTATGCGGTAAGCACTGCAAGGGCTGCCAAGGACATTAGAGGATTCAAGAACAAGGCAGCCATAGGAAATAGGGTGGCCGCCGAGCTATACGGCTTGGAGATTCTTAAGGCAAATATCCAGGACACAGATAACAATGAGACAAGATTTGTTGTCATTTCAAAGGAGGACCATGAGCCTACAGGAAGCGACAAGACCTCAATCATCTTTTCTATTTATGAGGACCGTCCTGGTGGATTGTATAAGATTTTGGGAATTTTCCAGAGGCATGAAATCAACTTGACAAAAATCGAGTCCCGGCCATCAAAAAAGGGATTGGGCAAATACCTCTTTTTCGTTGACTTCAATGGCCATAAGGATGATGAAATCATTCAGGAAATTCTTCGTGAAGTCGAAGACAACACCTATTTTTTAAAAGTTTTAGGTTCATACCCTGAATATAGGTAA
- a CDS encoding CBS domain-containing protein, which produces MQIKNLMSEDLITVDKDQNLSDALKLLRKHNVSRLPVTNHKELVGIISERDIAAKLGSAKYESMPASRLHISSVMVKDVITVPQTMQLDDVARLMLDNGIGSVPVMDEDDKMVGIVSKADFVTLAVGIAFDKITVKEIMTKDLKVVGPTDRLIHARRQMMESNVGRLPVVDDDKLEGMLTSKDLMRAFIDFRKKVPEKYQKSQIKELLVEDIMSFNPTVTTRDATISEVAKIMIETGYNGLPVVEGNDLVGIITQTDILRLIEKLES; this is translated from the coding sequence ATGCAAATTAAGAATTTGATGTCTGAGGATTTAATTACCGTAGACAAAGATCAAAATCTTTCTGATGCTTTAAAATTGTTACGTAAACATAACGTTTCACGTTTACCCGTAACAAACCACAAAGAGTTAGTTGGTATAATTTCTGAAAGGGATATAGCTGCTAAGCTTGGATCTGCAAAATATGAAAGTATGCCTGCATCCAGACTTCATATTTCATCTGTAATGGTTAAAGATGTAATTACAGTTCCTCAAACAATGCAATTGGATGATGTGGCAAGATTGATGTTGGACAACGGCATAGGATCAGTCCCTGTCATGGATGAAGATGACAAGATGGTCGGTATCGTATCCAAGGCTGATTTTGTTACCCTTGCAGTAGGAATTGCTTTTGATAAAATCACTGTTAAAGAAATAATGACCAAGGATTTAAAAGTGGTGGGACCAACTGATAGGCTTATCCATGCTAGAAGACAAATGATGGAATCTAATGTGGGTAGATTGCCTGTTGTGGATGACGATAAACTTGAAGGAATGTTGACTTCCAAAGACCTGATGAGAGCATTCATTGACTTTAGGAAAAAGGTTCCTGAAAAATATCAGAAATCCCAGATTAAGGAGCTTTTGGTTGAGGACATAATGTCTTTTAATCCAACAGTGACTACAAGGGACGCCACAATATCTGAAGTGGCCAAAATCATGATTGAAACCGGATACAACGGTTTGCCTGTTGTTGAAGGCAATGATTTGGTTGGTATCATAACTCAAACCGATATTTTAAGACTAATTGAAAAATTAGAATCTTAA
- a CDS encoding CBS domain-containing protein: MKDKTSINRKSNTGAVERQTKVHDKEGDIMAIASRDVVSIPPSKSIKDTAKVMMEHEFRRLPITDPGSGKLLGIVTVMDILDFFGGGKKFNIIEKKYEDNFLAAINEPVKEIMTRDLITESNKSSIGETIETMLANQLGAIPIVDADEKLAGIVTERDIALSLAGVAGKDTVQDYMSPKVFTTTPGTSLGDACKIMVRNGLRRIPIVGGEADISKAAKKLLGILTSTDVVKFLNAKELFDNLNSNLASDVLDQTKISDIMAKEPITVEPTMTIGELCELFAEKNIGGVPVVKGDDVIGIVTERDVLNAVKRY, from the coding sequence ATGAAAGATAAAACATCCATTAATAGAAAATCAAACACAGGTGCAGTTGAACGTCAAACCAAAGTTCATGACAAAGAAGGAGACATAATGGCTATTGCGTCCAGAGATGTTGTTTCAATTCCTCCTTCAAAAAGTATTAAGGATACTGCAAAAGTAATGATGGAACATGAATTTAGAAGATTGCCAATCACTGATCCTGGTTCTGGAAAATTATTAGGTATTGTAACAGTAATGGATATATTGGATTTCTTTGGTGGAGGAAAAAAATTCAACATTATTGAGAAAAAATACGAAGACAATTTCTTGGCTGCTATCAACGAACCGGTTAAAGAAATCATGACTCGTGATTTGATTACAGAATCTAATAAATCTTCAATTGGCGAAACAATTGAAACCATGCTAGCAAACCAATTAGGTGCAATACCTATTGTTGATGCTGATGAAAAACTTGCAGGAATAGTTACTGAAAGGGATATAGCATTATCCTTGGCAGGCGTTGCAGGCAAAGACACTGTACAAGATTATATGAGTCCTAAAGTATTCACCACCACTCCTGGAACTTCATTAGGAGACGCATGTAAAATCATGGTAAGGAATGGTTTAAGAAGAATTCCAATCGTTGGTGGCGAAGCAGATATCTCTAAAGCTGCTAAAAAATTATTAGGAATCTTAACTTCCACTGATGTAGTTAAATTCTTAAATGCAAAAGAATTATTTGACAACTTAAATTCCAATTTGGCAAGTGATGTATTGGATCAAACAAAAATTTCAGACATTATGGCTAAAGAACCAATCACAGTTGAACCAACAATGACCATTGGGGAATTATGTGAACTCTTCGCCGAAAAGAATATTGGTGGAGTTCCAGTTGTTAAAGGCGATGATGTAATTGGAATCGTCACTGAAAGAGATGTATTGAACGCAGTTAAAAGATATTAA
- a CDS encoding 7-carboxy-7-deazaguanine synthase QueE, producing the protein MKAPIIEIFSSFQGEGLLIGERQIFVRFAGCNLNCNYCDTNDSKSEKSGTLMTPEEVSSEIKKLMTPDCKTISFTGGEPSLYPEFISEVSKDFKLKIMLETNGTLPENIDSIEKLDIVSLDIKLPEHFDGDFDSSIFLNEIKSLNLLIKKSINVYCKVVILPSTKIKSFKGVVEKLSESISNKSNLKIIIQPSSPLGEWKDINFKLFEFSEVVGQYFDVSTIPQIHKILDIE; encoded by the coding sequence ATGAAAGCTCCTATTATTGAAATTTTTTCATCTTTTCAAGGCGAAGGCCTTTTGATTGGTGAAAGACAAATTTTTGTTAGATTTGCAGGATGCAATTTGAATTGTAACTATTGCGATACCAATGATAGTAAATCCGAGAAATCAGGAACTCTGATGACTCCTGAAGAGGTCTCATCAGAAATTAAAAAGCTCATGACTCCTGATTGCAAAACAATTTCATTTACTGGAGGTGAACCTAGCCTATACCCTGAATTCATTTCAGAGGTCAGTAAGGATTTCAAGCTGAAAATCATGCTTGAAACTAATGGAACTTTACCGGAAAATATTGACTCCATAGAGAAATTGGACATTGTTTCTTTGGATATTAAGTTACCTGAGCATTTTGATGGTGATTTTGACAGTTCCATTTTTTTAAATGAGATTAAATCATTAAATTTATTAATTAAAAAATCTATAAATGTATATTGTAAAGTAGTTATATTGCCATCAACAAAAATAAAGTCATTTAAAGGGGTAGTTGAAAAATTATCAGAAAGTATTTCAAACAAAAGCAACCTTAAAATAATTATCCAACCTTCCAGTCCGTTAGGAGAGTGGAAAGACATTAATTTTAAATTATTTGAATTTTCCGAAGTTGTTGGGCAATATTTTGATGTTTCCACCATTCCTCAAATCCATAAGATTTTGGACATTGAGTGA
- a CDS encoding 6-pyruvoyl trahydropterin synthase family protein, translated as MKILVNGIQSNLRFSSAHVIPGHESCGYIHGHSYFVDVEIEGERAGDFEFVVDFKDVKGYTKAICDELDHRLLIPVYNDLIEFKDFDKEKDSIFNLKKKHTVHFKIDGKGYSLPGVDCVFLPLPYTSAEELSKFFAETLAKKLSETYDNLEYVAVCVNEGIGQGAEYRKDL; from the coding sequence ATGAAGATTTTAGTTAATGGTATTCAATCAAATTTAAGATTCTCTTCTGCACACGTAATTCCGGGTCATGAATCATGCGGATATATTCATGGACACTCTTACTTTGTGGATGTTGAAATTGAAGGTGAGAGGGCAGGAGATTTTGAATTTGTAGTTGACTTCAAAGATGTGAAAGGTTATACCAAAGCAATTTGTGATGAACTAGATCACAGATTATTGATTCCCGTTTATAATGATTTAATTGAATTTAAAGACTTTGATAAAGAGAAAGATTCAATTTTTAACTTAAAGAAGAAACATACAGTTCATTTTAAAATCGATGGAAAGGGTTATTCCCTGCCTGGTGTTGACTGTGTGTTTTTACCGCTTCCTTACACTTCCGCCGAGGAATTGTCCAAGTTTTTTGCAGAAACTTTGGCTAAAAAGTTATCTGAGACTTATGATAATTTGGAATATGTGGCGGTTTGTGTAAATGAGGGAATTGGACAAGGTGCTGAATATAGGAAAGATTTATAA
- a CDS encoding DUF366 family protein yields the protein MAITHKHIDEIFEYDGSQINPSWAFQEFGIYGSSIITWIGPVNITPDNLKDFADVGLEIKSNNMVNFICEFFDQQPPNMRVAYLRQRLLVMIFREILNEYGVQTEREGDDIFVDGRKLSISIASVSLSSAKIHFALNLEDKGTPDDVETIGLFDIRINDKQIFTDDNLLELINKTVNRFIDEIETIEKDISKTKVL from the coding sequence ATGGCTATTACTCATAAACACATAGATGAAATATTTGAATATGATGGAAGTCAAATAAACCCATCATGGGCATTTCAGGAGTTTGGAATTTACGGATCATCAATCATAACCTGGATAGGTCCTGTTAACATTACTCCGGACAATCTAAAGGATTTCGCTGATGTGGGTTTGGAAATCAAATCAAACAACATGGTAAATTTCATCTGTGAATTTTTCGACCAGCAGCCACCGAACATGAGGGTGGCTTACTTAAGGCAAAGGCTTCTTGTCATGATATTTAGAGAAATTTTAAACGAGTATGGAGTTCAAACAGAAAGGGAAGGCGATGATATTTTTGTCGACGGAAGGAAACTGTCCATATCAATTGCAAGTGTCTCACTCAGCTCTGCAAAGATACATTTCGCCCTGAACCTGGAAGACAAGGGAACTCCTGATGATGTTGAAACCATTGGACTTTTTGACATTAGAATTAATGATAAGCAGATATTCACTGATGATAATCTATTGGAATTAATTAATAAAACAGTCAATAGGTTTATTGATGAGATAGAAACTATTGAAAAGGATATAAGTAAAACCAAGGTGTTATGA
- a CDS encoding right-handed parallel beta-helix repeat-containing protein, translated as MNNAPLENNQITGNIGNFTDLDGEISEMPVGGNLTLTKDYAYSSNDSDYKQGVLIAKDNIVIDGDGHTINGANQARIFNITANNVTLKNIKFVNGYSNDNGGAIFAIHNLNMLNCHFENNNANASGGAVYIDNAFSNCRINSTFINNSAYNGGAIYFNGAITNNTINGYFENNTAERGAGAIYVKGKSSNNTFAAEFYRNHAKAASGGAIFFIALSENNKFESIFRYNQAAYGAGIFFYNKANNNRFSSDFRFNVAQSCGGAMFFYSTTNGNNFTGYFINNSALGLIDSENGNGGAITFKNVSSNSIFTCDFINNTAALFGGGVNYRQTPHNITFNSNFINNKAENGGGVNFFENFENVIFNGEFIGNTADYGGAIAVTDGSIENVSFKNNHAKSGGAIYFYGNGMVINSNFTSNTANDADDSCGGAIYFEGNGTVLGSKFISNSARYDGGAVYIWRNGTIEGSDFSDNEAQNGGSVNIHGAGEVNNCNFTNNKARTGGAIEFWNVGIVKNSIFNSNVGRYGRGAIYSSNDIKIIDSDFENNSAIEDAGGALNVYGNAELNCCNFTGNSASSYGGAVSTNYAKIKNSNFISNSASIGGAIMWKDVNGTVSGCIFMDNSANYGGAIRESGNNGTVSGCIFKNNRANNDGGAIVWSGSDSTVSDCAFENNSANNDGGAVLWDGFNYGADNGKVIGCTFSNNHANHEGGAILWKETPSANVSDCSFVNNSADSEGGAIALVRNYNGFVSGCSFTNNSANISGGAIDWRLNDGGFVSGCSFTNNSANQSGGAVFWDRSTGDISGSVFINNRADDGAVYFYNMYGSYRLTINGNIFLNNSASAIVFAMMDSSSNADYNWFGHNATNYDTEPIPSDVTINKWLFLDGTADPVVIFGSCDVFFILYSYDSAYISYYDNSRLYPVNLTVVATSKGESEGIAKLGQALKYTSTEVGTGSVTVKFENIECTVETSISKANPNLSVEPQEVIYSNNTIIALNYNSTATGKVNITLKGEKSEYAFENLDLNATISLGNLDVGEYVVSVVYSGDDIFTDDTASGTLSVDKADSILTVDDVTLDYGTSSTITVTTEGVITIVAKINGNEVFIKSDAIMIPVLDVGTYNLTITAIPDANHNAVNKTVTITVNRAKTQMAANAITTIYNINKDLVVTLKDSNGKALSGVKVTVNLNGAKTLITDKNGQIKVSTKGLAPKAYSAKITFSGDANYDNSTKEVKVTVKKANPKIIAKKKTFKKAKKVKKYAITLKDNIGKPIKKAKVTLKIKGKTFKAKTNAKGKATFKIKKLTKKGTFKAKITFKGNAYYNKVTKKVKIKMK; from the coding sequence ATGAATAATGCGCCATTGGAAAACAATCAGATTACGGGCAATATTGGAAATTTCACGGATTTGGATGGTGAAATCAGTGAAATGCCTGTTGGCGGAAATTTAACATTAACAAAGGATTATGCATACAGTTCTAATGATTCTGATTACAAACAGGGGGTCCTGATTGCTAAAGACAATATTGTAATCGATGGTGATGGACACACAATCAACGGGGCAAATCAAGCAAGGATATTTAATATAACTGCGAATAACGTGACCTTGAAAAATATTAAATTTGTCAATGGTTATTCAAATGATAATGGTGGAGCAATTTTTGCCATTCATAATTTAAACATGCTTAACTGTCATTTTGAAAATAACAATGCAAATGCTTCCGGAGGAGCAGTCTATATCGACAATGCTTTTTCAAATTGCAGAATCAACTCAACTTTCATAAACAATAGTGCATATAACGGTGGAGCAATATACTTTAACGGTGCAATCACTAATAACACAATAAATGGATATTTTGAAAACAATACTGCTGAAAGAGGTGCCGGTGCAATATATGTCAAAGGAAAATCTTCAAACAATACATTTGCAGCCGAATTTTATCGAAATCATGCGAAGGCCGCCAGTGGAGGTGCAATATTTTTCATCGCCTTGTCTGAAAACAATAAATTTGAAAGCATTTTCAGATACAATCAGGCGGCTTACGGTGCAGGAATCTTTTTTTACAATAAGGCAAACAACAATAGATTCAGCAGTGATTTCAGATTCAATGTGGCACAGTCCTGTGGAGGAGCAATGTTTTTCTATAGCACCACAAATGGCAATAACTTCACAGGTTATTTCATCAATAACTCTGCTTTAGGATTAATTGACTCTGAAAACGGAAATGGTGGTGCGATAACATTTAAGAATGTCTCATCCAATAGCATTTTTACCTGTGATTTTATCAATAACACTGCAGCACTATTTGGTGGGGGAGTAAATTACAGACAAACTCCACACAATATCACATTCAACAGCAATTTTATTAACAATAAAGCGGAAAACGGTGGAGGAGTTAATTTCTTTGAAAACTTTGAAAATGTAATCTTTAATGGTGAATTCATCGGCAATACTGCGGATTATGGTGGGGCAATTGCTGTTACTGATGGAAGCATTGAAAATGTTTCATTTAAAAATAATCATGCGAAATCCGGTGGAGCAATCTATTTTTATGGCAATGGAATGGTTATCAACTCTAATTTCACAAGCAATACTGCAAACGATGCTGATGATAGTTGTGGTGGAGCAATCTATTTTGAGGGCAATGGAACAGTGCTTGGCTCTAAATTCATAAGTAATTCTGCACGATACGATGGTGGTGCGGTTTACATTTGGAGGAATGGAACAATTGAGGGTTCTGACTTCAGTGATAATGAAGCGCAAAATGGCGGATCAGTAAATATTCATGGTGCAGGTGAAGTAAATAATTGTAATTTCACAAACAACAAAGCAAGAACTGGCGGAGCCATTGAATTCTGGAATGTTGGAATTGTTAAAAACTCAATTTTCAACAGCAATGTTGGAAGATATGGGAGAGGAGCAATTTATTCCAGCAATGATATAAAAATAATTGATTCTGATTTTGAAAATAATTCCGCAATAGAGGATGCTGGAGGAGCACTCAATGTCTACGGCAATGCAGAGTTAAATTGCTGTAACTTTACCGGTAACTCAGCTTCAAGTTATGGGGGAGCAGTTTCCACCAATTATGCAAAAATCAAAAATTCCAATTTCATAAGCAATAGTGCATCTATTGGGGGCGCTATCATGTGGAAGGATGTTAATGGTACTGTTTCCGGTTGTATTTTTATGGATAATTCCGCTAATTATGGTGGTGCTATCCGAGAGAGTGGGAATAACGGTACAGTTTCAGGTTGTATTTTTAAGAATAATCGCGCTAATAATGATGGTGGAGCTATAGTTTGGAGCGGTAGTGACAGTACAGTTTCAGATTGTGCTTTTGAGAATAATTCAGCCAATAATGATGGTGGAGCCGTATTGTGGGACGGTTTTAATTATGGTGCTGATAACGGTAAGGTTATTGGATGCACTTTTTCGAATAATCACGCTAATCATGAGGGTGGAGCTATCCTTTGGAAGGAAACTCCTTCTGCCAATGTTTCCGATTGTAGTTTTGTGAATAATTCCGCTGACAGTGAGGGCGGAGCTATCGCATTGGTCCGTAATTACAACGGCTTTGTTTCAGGTTGTAGTTTTACAAATAACTCCGCCAATATTTCTGGAGGTGCTATCGACTGGCGTCTTAATGATGGAGGATTTGTTTCAGGTTGTAGTTTTACAAATAATTCCGCTAATCAATCTGGAGGCGCTGTCTTTTGGGACCGTAGTACCGGTGATATTTCCGGTTCAGTTTTTATAAATAACCGTGCTGATGATGGTGCCGTTTATTTCTATAATATGTATGGTAGTTACAGACTAACAATAAACGGAAACATTTTCCTAAATAATTCTGCCAGTGCAATCGTTTTTGCTATGATGGATTCTTCATCCAATGCAGATTACAACTGGTTCGGACACAATGCAACCAATTACGATACAGAACCGATACCTAGTGATGTGACAATAAATAAGTGGCTATTCCTGGATGGTACTGCAGACCCGGTTGTCATTTTTGGGTCATGTGATGTATTTTTCATATTATATTCATATGACTCTGCATACATTTCCTATTATGACAACAGTCGTTTATATCCGGTCAATTTAACAGTTGTTGCGACAAGTAAAGGTGAATCCGAGGGCATTGCTAAATTAGGTCAAGCCCTAAAATATACTTCAACTGAAGTGGGAACTGGAAGTGTAACTGTAAAATTTGAAAATATAGAATGCACAGTTGAAACAAGCATTTCAAAAGCAAATCCAAACTTATCTGTTGAGCCGCAGGAAGTTATTTACAGCAATAACACTATTATTGCTCTAAATTATAATTCCACCGCTACTGGAAAAGTCAACATAACCTTAAAAGGTGAAAAATCTGAATATGCATTTGAGAATCTGGATTTAAATGCAACAATATCTCTAGGAAATCTTGATGTTGGGGAATATGTAGTCTCTGTTGTTTATTCTGGTGATGACATTTTCACCGATGATACTGCAAGTGGAACTTTGTCAGTCGATAAGGCGGATTCGATTTTAACTGTTGATGATGTAACTTTAGATTATGGAACCAGTTCCACAATAACAGTCACAACTGAAGGAGTTATAACTATCGTGGCCAAAATCAATGGTAATGAAGTTTTCATTAAAAGTGATGCCATTATGATTCCAGTTTTGGATGTGGGGACCTATAATTTAACAATAACTGCAATACCTGATGCGAATCATAATGCTGTGAATAAAACAGTCACAATAACTGTTAACAGGGCCAAAACACAAATGGCTGCAAATGCAATCACTACAATCTACAACATCAACAAAGATTTGGTTGTCACATTAAAAGACAGTAACGGCAAGGCATTAAGCGGTGTTAAAGTAACTGTCAACTTGAATGGTGCTAAAACACTGATAACTGATAAAAACGGTCAGATCAAGGTATCCACTAAAGGTTTGGCTCCTAAAGCATACTCTGCCAAAATAACATTCAGCGGAGATGCAAACTATGACAACTCAACTAAAGAGGTTAAAGTCACAGTCAAAAAGGCAAATCCTAAGATAATCGCCAAAAAGAAAACCTTCAAAAAGGCTAAAAAAGTCAAAAAATACGCAATAACACTAAAAGACAACATAGGAAAACCGATTAAAAAAGCCAAAGTTACTTTGAAAATTAAAGGAAAAACCTTCAAAGCAAAAACAAATGCTAAAGGAAAGGCAACCTTTAAAATCAAGAAACTAACCAAAAAAGGAACCTTTAAAGCAAAAATCACCTTTAAAGGTAATGCCTACTACAACAAAGTAACCAAAAAAGTTAAAATCAAAATGAAGTAG
- a CDS encoding DNA polymerase subunit beta yields MEQVRTRDFIYTSDDLYFASTNYIHPEDRVISFLRYVPDPEGDREKDGKRYRKVGSEEAYTYLRENHPDYLYFSQVTNVEMMGVPLDKVERIIKPENRLLGLKKTFESGGEVKNPELIAKLMDVADFFHFMADIPYDHLGISGSILPGLQKSDVSDLDFVVYGLDNHRRAIAAFKEHRGKEVYIEEVDKHITVEGITNDYWDFVYDKRMYDESLTKEEFRWYENRKANRGTINGTLFDILATKDYDEIEGTWGDTVYEPQGIAQIECDIVSALGAFDNPSLYTIENVEVIDGVDFPLTEVVSFTHTYAGEVVDGEHVVAKGKVEKVIVNGEFSHYRIVVGTTREAIDEYLKLKESPA; encoded by the coding sequence ATGGAACAAGTAAGAACAAGAGATTTCATCTACACAAGCGACGACCTATATTTCGCATCAACCAATTACATTCACCCGGAAGACAGAGTAATCTCATTTTTAAGATATGTACCCGACCCGGAGGGCGATCGTGAAAAAGATGGAAAAAGATACAGAAAGGTAGGATCCGAAGAAGCCTATACCTATTTGAGAGAAAATCATCCTGATTATCTATATTTTTCTCAAGTTACAAACGTTGAAATGATGGGAGTGCCATTGGACAAGGTTGAAAGAATCATTAAACCTGAAAATAGACTTTTAGGCCTTAAAAAGACATTCGAATCTGGTGGAGAGGTCAAAAATCCTGAATTGATTGCAAAGCTTATGGATGTGGCCGACTTTTTCCACTTCATGGCAGACATTCCATATGACCATTTGGGAATCTCAGGCTCCATTTTACCCGGCCTTCAAAAAAGCGATGTCAGTGACTTGGACTTTGTTGTATATGGTCTTGACAACCACAGAAGAGCAATTGCAGCATTTAAAGAGCATAGAGGCAAGGAAGTTTATATTGAAGAGGTTGACAAGCACATCACAGTTGAGGGAATCACCAATGACTACTGGGATTTTGTATACGATAAAAGAATGTATGATGAAAGTTTAACCAAAGAAGAGTTCAGATGGTATGAAAACAGAAAAGCGAACAGGGGAACAATAAACGGAACCCTATTTGACATTTTGGCCACAAAGGATTATGATGAGATTGAAGGCACTTGGGGAGATACCGTTTACGAGCCTCAGGGAATTGCTCAAATCGAATGCGACATCGTAAGCGCACTTGGAGCGTTTGACAACCCTTCACTTTACACCATAGAGAATGTGGAAGTCATCGATGGCGTGGACTTCCCATTAACAGAAGTCGTCTCATTTACCCACACCTATGCCGGCGAGGTCGTTGACGGCGAGCATGTGGTCGCTAAGGGTAAAGTGGAAAAGGTCATTGTCAATGGCGAGTTCAGCCATTACCGCATAGTTGTCGGAACCACCCGTGAAGCAATCGATGAGTATTTGAAGCTCAAGGAAAGCCCGGCATAA